A genome region from Carya illinoinensis cultivar Pawnee chromosome 2, C.illinoinensisPawnee_v1, whole genome shotgun sequence includes the following:
- the LOC122300179 gene encoding uncharacterized protein LOC122300179, with amino-acid sequence MAQAMWDYLHRIYHQDHSARKFQLELEISNYSQGNLPIAQFYSGFINLWSKYSTIAHAKVPTAALAALQAVHAESQRDQFLMKLRPEFEPVLAGLLNRDPVPSLDICLGDLLREEQRLSTQISMTSENVFSETVNVAYAAHGRGRNKLQCFNCKEFGHIARNCPKKVCNYCKKEGHIIKDYRIRPQNRQSQAFQADVQSSASSSVPSTVSCDSSVLTPATDDCVCFYDLRHARIRCRGR; translated from the exons ATGGCTCAGGCTATGTGGGATTATCTTCATCGTATTTACCACCAAGATCATAGTGCTCGAAAGTTTCAATTAGAGTTGGAAATTAGTAATTATAGTCAAGGCAATTTACCTATCGCACAATTTTATTCCGGTTTTATTAACCTTTGGAGCAAGTATTCTACCATTGCTCATGCAAAGGTTCCTACTGCGGCCCTCGCGGCTCTTCAAGCAGTTCATGCTGAAAGTCAACGCGATCAGTTTTTAATGAAACTTCGACCCGAATTTGAGCCTGTTCTAGCTGGTTTATTGAACCGTGATCCAGTTCCTTCTTTGGACATTTGTTTGGGAGACTTATTGCGTGAAGAACAACGGCTATCCACTCAGATAAGTATGACTTCTGAGAATGTCTTTTCCGAGACTGTAAATGTGGCCTATGCAGCACACGGGAGAGGGAGGAACAAGTTACAATGTTTCAATTGCAAGGAATTTGGTCATATTGCTCGCAATTGTCCAAAGAAAGTTTGTAATTACTGCAAGAAAGAGGGCCATATCATCAAAGACTATCGAATACGGCCTCAGAACCGCCAATCCCAAGCTTTTCAGGCTGATGTTCAGTcctctgcttcttcttctgtgCCTTCTACTGTAAGCTGTGATTCATCTGTTCTTACACCAGCAACAGATGATTGTGTCTGCTTTTACGACCTTAGGCATGCAAG GATCAGGTGTCGGGGACGGTGA
- the LOC122300177 gene encoding endonuclease III homolog 1, chloroplastic-like isoform X4 → MKNKIKYGFFFPPFQKPKMSLVLLRSHFGTLPLSTGFGRTRSFSSMSNPKTRSSFKLLQSQCETPASEPNPGSESSNGGSVSELRVFVRKKRGRKIIETQETKYEAEPLDQKQRGPPEIEEFGYKQVNGSFQSSNASFANVPTGEPPPNWEKVLEGIRKMRSAEDAPVDTMGCEKAGNSLPPKERRFAVLVSSLLSSQTKDNVTHGAIQRLLQNDLLAADTIDKADEATIKGLIYPVGFYTRKAANMKKIAKICLVKYDGDIPSSLEELLLLPGIGPKMAHLVMNVGWNNVQGICVDTHVHRICNRLGWVSKPRTKQRGMKGELICEGLQLKKTSTPEETRQALQLWLPKEEWVPINPLLCK, encoded by the exons atgaaaaataaaataaaatatggtttTTTCTTCCCTCCTTTTCAAAAACCCAAAATGTCCCTTGTTCTCCTCAGAAGTCACTTTGGCACCCTTCCGCTTTCTACAGGTTTTGGGCGAACCAGATCATTCAGCAGCATGTCCAATCCCAAAACAAGATCATCTTTCAAACTCCTCCAGTCCCAATGCGAAACCCCCGCTTCAGAGCCAAACCCAG GCTCTGAATCTTCCAATGGCGGTTCGGTATCAGAACTTCGTGTTTTTGTGAGGAagaagagagggagaaagaTTATAGAGACTCAAGAAACGAAGTATGAAGCAGAACCTCTTGACCAAAAA CAACGTGGCCCACCTGAAATCGAAGAATTTGGGTACAAACAAGTGAATGGATCTTTTCAGTCAAGCAACGCCTCCTTTGCCAATG TCCCTACAGGTGAACCACCTCCAAATTGGGAAAAAGTCCTTGAAGGAATTCGCAAAATGAGGTCTGCTGAGGATGCACCAGTGGACACAATGGGATGTGAGAAAGCTGGCAATTCTCTTCCTCCTAAG GAAAGAAGATTTGCTGTCTTAGTATCTTCGCTCCTGTCAAGTCAAACCAAGGATAACGTTACTCATG GAGCAATCCAGCGTCTTCTTCAAAATGATCTGCTTGCTGCCGATACCATTGACAAAGCTGATGAAGCAACTATCAAAGGCTTGATTTACCCT GTTGGATTTTATACAAGAAAAGCTGCTAACATGAAGAAAATTGCAAAAATTTGTCTCGTGAAGTATGATGGAGACATACCTAGCTCATTGGAGGAACTGCTCCTACTTCCGGGGATAGGCCCTAAGATGGCTCATTTG GTTATGAATGTAGGGTGGAATAATGTTCAAGGGATATGTGTTGATACTCATGTGCACCGAATTTGTAATCGGCTTGGATGGGTATCAAAGCCCCGCACAAAACAG AGGGGTATGAAAGGTGAACTAATATGTGAAGGGCTTCAGCTCAAG AAAACTTCAACACCTGAGGAAACAAGACAGGCATTGCAACTGTGGCTTCCAAAGGAAGAATGGGTTCCGATAAATCCTCTTTTG TGTAAGTGA
- the LOC122300177 gene encoding endonuclease III homolog 1, chloroplastic-like isoform X5 produces the protein MKNKIKYGFFFPPFQKPKMSLVLLRSHFGTLPLSTGFGRTRSFSSMSNPKTRSSFKLLQSQCETPASEPNPGSESSNGGSVSELRVFVRKKRGRKIIETQETKYEAEPLDQKQRGPPEIEEFGYKQVNGSFQSSNASFANVPTGEPPPNWEKVLEGIRKMRSAEDAPVDTMGCEKAGNSLPPKERRFAVLVSSLLSSQTKDNVTHGAIQRLLQNDLLAADTIDKADEATIKGLIYPVGFYTRKAANMKKIAKICLVKYDGDIPSSLEELLLLPGIGPKMAHLKTSTPEETRQALQLWLPKEEWVPINPLLVGFGQTVCTPLRPNCGMCSVSDFCPSAFREISRSPSKSKSSSPSKKL, from the exons atgaaaaataaaataaaatatggtttTTTCTTCCCTCCTTTTCAAAAACCCAAAATGTCCCTTGTTCTCCTCAGAAGTCACTTTGGCACCCTTCCGCTTTCTACAGGTTTTGGGCGAACCAGATCATTCAGCAGCATGTCCAATCCCAAAACAAGATCATCTTTCAAACTCCTCCAGTCCCAATGCGAAACCCCCGCTTCAGAGCCAAACCCAG GCTCTGAATCTTCCAATGGCGGTTCGGTATCAGAACTTCGTGTTTTTGTGAGGAagaagagagggagaaagaTTATAGAGACTCAAGAAACGAAGTATGAAGCAGAACCTCTTGACCAAAAA CAACGTGGCCCACCTGAAATCGAAGAATTTGGGTACAAACAAGTGAATGGATCTTTTCAGTCAAGCAACGCCTCCTTTGCCAATG TCCCTACAGGTGAACCACCTCCAAATTGGGAAAAAGTCCTTGAAGGAATTCGCAAAATGAGGTCTGCTGAGGATGCACCAGTGGACACAATGGGATGTGAGAAAGCTGGCAATTCTCTTCCTCCTAAG GAAAGAAGATTTGCTGTCTTAGTATCTTCGCTCCTGTCAAGTCAAACCAAGGATAACGTTACTCATG GAGCAATCCAGCGTCTTCTTCAAAATGATCTGCTTGCTGCCGATACCATTGACAAAGCTGATGAAGCAACTATCAAAGGCTTGATTTACCCT GTTGGATTTTATACAAGAAAAGCTGCTAACATGAAGAAAATTGCAAAAATTTGTCTCGTGAAGTATGATGGAGACATACCTAGCTCATTGGAGGAACTGCTCCTACTTCCGGGGATAGGCCCTAAGATGGCTCATTTG AAAACTTCAACACCTGAGGAAACAAGACAGGCATTGCAACTGTGGCTTCCAAAGGAAGAATGGGTTCCGATAAATCCTCTTTTG GTAGGATTTGGACAGACTGTTTGTACACCCCTCAGACCTAACTGTGGAATGTGCAGTGTAAGTGACTTCTGCCCATCTGCATTCAGAGAGATCTCGAGGTCACCATCCAAGTCAAAAAGTTCTAGTCCGAGCAAGAAGCTTTGA
- the LOC122300177 gene encoding endonuclease III homolog 1, chloroplastic-like isoform X2, producing MKNKIKYGFFFPPFQKPKMSLVLLRSHFGTLPLSTGFGRTRSFSSMSNPKTRSSFKLLQSQCETPASEPNPGSESSNGGSVSELRVFVRKKRGRKIIETQETKYEAEPLDQKQRGPPEIEEFGYKQVNGSFQSSNASFANGEPPPNWEKVLEGIRKMRSAEDAPVDTMGCEKAGNSLPPKERRFAVLVSSLLSSQTKDNVTHGAIQRLLQNDLLAADTIDKADEATIKGLIYPVGFYTRKAANMKKIAKICLVKYDGDIPSSLEELLLLPGIGPKMAHLVMNVGWNNVQGICVDTHVHRICNRLGWVSKPRTKQRGMKGELICEGLQLKKTSTPEETRQALQLWLPKEEWVPINPLLVGFGQTVCTPLRPNCGMCSVSDFCPSAFREISRSPSKSKSSSPSKKL from the exons atgaaaaataaaataaaatatggtttTTTCTTCCCTCCTTTTCAAAAACCCAAAATGTCCCTTGTTCTCCTCAGAAGTCACTTTGGCACCCTTCCGCTTTCTACAGGTTTTGGGCGAACCAGATCATTCAGCAGCATGTCCAATCCCAAAACAAGATCATCTTTCAAACTCCTCCAGTCCCAATGCGAAACCCCCGCTTCAGAGCCAAACCCAG GCTCTGAATCTTCCAATGGCGGTTCGGTATCAGAACTTCGTGTTTTTGTGAGGAagaagagagggagaaagaTTATAGAGACTCAAGAAACGAAGTATGAAGCAGAACCTCTTGACCAAAAA CAACGTGGCCCACCTGAAATCGAAGAATTTGGGTACAAACAAGTGAATGGATCTTTTCAGTCAAGCAACGCCTCCTTTGCCAATG GTGAACCACCTCCAAATTGGGAAAAAGTCCTTGAAGGAATTCGCAAAATGAGGTCTGCTGAGGATGCACCAGTGGACACAATGGGATGTGAGAAAGCTGGCAATTCTCTTCCTCCTAAG GAAAGAAGATTTGCTGTCTTAGTATCTTCGCTCCTGTCAAGTCAAACCAAGGATAACGTTACTCATG GAGCAATCCAGCGTCTTCTTCAAAATGATCTGCTTGCTGCCGATACCATTGACAAAGCTGATGAAGCAACTATCAAAGGCTTGATTTACCCT GTTGGATTTTATACAAGAAAAGCTGCTAACATGAAGAAAATTGCAAAAATTTGTCTCGTGAAGTATGATGGAGACATACCTAGCTCATTGGAGGAACTGCTCCTACTTCCGGGGATAGGCCCTAAGATGGCTCATTTG GTTATGAATGTAGGGTGGAATAATGTTCAAGGGATATGTGTTGATACTCATGTGCACCGAATTTGTAATCGGCTTGGATGGGTATCAAAGCCCCGCACAAAACAG AGGGGTATGAAAGGTGAACTAATATGTGAAGGGCTTCAGCTCAAG AAAACTTCAACACCTGAGGAAACAAGACAGGCATTGCAACTGTGGCTTCCAAAGGAAGAATGGGTTCCGATAAATCCTCTTTTG GTAGGATTTGGACAGACTGTTTGTACACCCCTCAGACCTAACTGTGGAATGTGCAGTGTAAGTGACTTCTGCCCATCTGCATTCAGAGAGATCTCGAGGTCACCATCCAAGTCAAAAAGTTCTAGTCCGAGCAAGAAGCTTTGA
- the LOC122300177 gene encoding endonuclease III homolog 1, chloroplastic-like isoform X1, translated as MKNKIKYGFFFPPFQKPKMSLVLLRSHFGTLPLSTGFGRTRSFSSMSNPKTRSSFKLLQSQCETPASEPNPGSESSNGGSVSELRVFVRKKRGRKIIETQETKYEAEPLDQKQRGPPEIEEFGYKQVNGSFQSSNASFANVPTGEPPPNWEKVLEGIRKMRSAEDAPVDTMGCEKAGNSLPPKERRFAVLVSSLLSSQTKDNVTHGAIQRLLQNDLLAADTIDKADEATIKGLIYPVGFYTRKAANMKKIAKICLVKYDGDIPSSLEELLLLPGIGPKMAHLVMNVGWNNVQGICVDTHVHRICNRLGWVSKPRTKQRGMKGELICEGLQLKKTSTPEETRQALQLWLPKEEWVPINPLLVGFGQTVCTPLRPNCGMCSVSDFCPSAFREISRSPSKSKSSSPSKKL; from the exons atgaaaaataaaataaaatatggtttTTTCTTCCCTCCTTTTCAAAAACCCAAAATGTCCCTTGTTCTCCTCAGAAGTCACTTTGGCACCCTTCCGCTTTCTACAGGTTTTGGGCGAACCAGATCATTCAGCAGCATGTCCAATCCCAAAACAAGATCATCTTTCAAACTCCTCCAGTCCCAATGCGAAACCCCCGCTTCAGAGCCAAACCCAG GCTCTGAATCTTCCAATGGCGGTTCGGTATCAGAACTTCGTGTTTTTGTGAGGAagaagagagggagaaagaTTATAGAGACTCAAGAAACGAAGTATGAAGCAGAACCTCTTGACCAAAAA CAACGTGGCCCACCTGAAATCGAAGAATTTGGGTACAAACAAGTGAATGGATCTTTTCAGTCAAGCAACGCCTCCTTTGCCAATG TCCCTACAGGTGAACCACCTCCAAATTGGGAAAAAGTCCTTGAAGGAATTCGCAAAATGAGGTCTGCTGAGGATGCACCAGTGGACACAATGGGATGTGAGAAAGCTGGCAATTCTCTTCCTCCTAAG GAAAGAAGATTTGCTGTCTTAGTATCTTCGCTCCTGTCAAGTCAAACCAAGGATAACGTTACTCATG GAGCAATCCAGCGTCTTCTTCAAAATGATCTGCTTGCTGCCGATACCATTGACAAAGCTGATGAAGCAACTATCAAAGGCTTGATTTACCCT GTTGGATTTTATACAAGAAAAGCTGCTAACATGAAGAAAATTGCAAAAATTTGTCTCGTGAAGTATGATGGAGACATACCTAGCTCATTGGAGGAACTGCTCCTACTTCCGGGGATAGGCCCTAAGATGGCTCATTTG GTTATGAATGTAGGGTGGAATAATGTTCAAGGGATATGTGTTGATACTCATGTGCACCGAATTTGTAATCGGCTTGGATGGGTATCAAAGCCCCGCACAAAACAG AGGGGTATGAAAGGTGAACTAATATGTGAAGGGCTTCAGCTCAAG AAAACTTCAACACCTGAGGAAACAAGACAGGCATTGCAACTGTGGCTTCCAAAGGAAGAATGGGTTCCGATAAATCCTCTTTTG GTAGGATTTGGACAGACTGTTTGTACACCCCTCAGACCTAACTGTGGAATGTGCAGTGTAAGTGACTTCTGCCCATCTGCATTCAGAGAGATCTCGAGGTCACCATCCAAGTCAAAAAGTTCTAGTCCGAGCAAGAAGCTTTGA
- the LOC122300177 gene encoding endonuclease III homolog 1, chloroplastic-like isoform X3 — translation MKNKIKYGFFFPPFQKPKMSLVLLRSHFGTLPLSTGFGRTRSFSSMSNPKTRSSFKLLQSQCETPASEPNPGSESSNGGSVSELRVFVRKKRGRKIIETQETKYEAEPLDQKQRGPPEIEEFGYKQVNGSFQSSNASFANVPTGEPPPNWEKVLEGIRKMRSAEDAPVDTMGCEKAGNSLPPKERRFAVLVSSLLSSQTKDNVTHGAIQRLLQNDLLAADTIDKADEATIKGLIYPVGFYTRKAANMKKIAKICLVKYDGDIPSSLEELLLLPGIGPKMAHLVMNVGWNNVQGICVDTHVHRICNRLGWVSKPRTKQKTSTPEETRQALQLWLPKEEWVPINPLLVGFGQTVCTPLRPNCGMCSVSDFCPSAFREISRSPSKSKSSSPSKKL, via the exons atgaaaaataaaataaaatatggtttTTTCTTCCCTCCTTTTCAAAAACCCAAAATGTCCCTTGTTCTCCTCAGAAGTCACTTTGGCACCCTTCCGCTTTCTACAGGTTTTGGGCGAACCAGATCATTCAGCAGCATGTCCAATCCCAAAACAAGATCATCTTTCAAACTCCTCCAGTCCCAATGCGAAACCCCCGCTTCAGAGCCAAACCCAG GCTCTGAATCTTCCAATGGCGGTTCGGTATCAGAACTTCGTGTTTTTGTGAGGAagaagagagggagaaagaTTATAGAGACTCAAGAAACGAAGTATGAAGCAGAACCTCTTGACCAAAAA CAACGTGGCCCACCTGAAATCGAAGAATTTGGGTACAAACAAGTGAATGGATCTTTTCAGTCAAGCAACGCCTCCTTTGCCAATG TCCCTACAGGTGAACCACCTCCAAATTGGGAAAAAGTCCTTGAAGGAATTCGCAAAATGAGGTCTGCTGAGGATGCACCAGTGGACACAATGGGATGTGAGAAAGCTGGCAATTCTCTTCCTCCTAAG GAAAGAAGATTTGCTGTCTTAGTATCTTCGCTCCTGTCAAGTCAAACCAAGGATAACGTTACTCATG GAGCAATCCAGCGTCTTCTTCAAAATGATCTGCTTGCTGCCGATACCATTGACAAAGCTGATGAAGCAACTATCAAAGGCTTGATTTACCCT GTTGGATTTTATACAAGAAAAGCTGCTAACATGAAGAAAATTGCAAAAATTTGTCTCGTGAAGTATGATGGAGACATACCTAGCTCATTGGAGGAACTGCTCCTACTTCCGGGGATAGGCCCTAAGATGGCTCATTTG GTTATGAATGTAGGGTGGAATAATGTTCAAGGGATATGTGTTGATACTCATGTGCACCGAATTTGTAATCGGCTTGGATGGGTATCAAAGCCCCGCACAAAACAG AAAACTTCAACACCTGAGGAAACAAGACAGGCATTGCAACTGTGGCTTCCAAAGGAAGAATGGGTTCCGATAAATCCTCTTTTG GTAGGATTTGGACAGACTGTTTGTACACCCCTCAGACCTAACTGTGGAATGTGCAGTGTAAGTGACTTCTGCCCATCTGCATTCAGAGAGATCTCGAGGTCACCATCCAAGTCAAAAAGTTCTAGTCCGAGCAAGAAGCTTTGA
- the LOC122300177 gene encoding endonuclease III homolog 1, chloroplastic-like isoform X6, with amino-acid sequence MKNKIKYGFFFPPFQKPKMSLVLLRSHFGTLPLSTGFGRTRSFSSMSNPKTRSSFKLLQSQCETPASEPNPGSESSNGGSVSELRVFVRKKRGRKIIETQETKYEAEPLDQKQRGPPEIEEFGYKQVNGSFQSSNASFANVPTGEPPPNWEKVLEGIRKMRSAEDAPVDTMGCEKAGNSLPPKERRFAVLVSSLLSSQTKDNVTHGAIQRLLQNDLLAADTIDKADEATIKGLIYPVGFYTRKAANMKKIAKICLVKYDGDIPSSLEELLLLPGIGPKMAHLVMNVGWNNVQGICVDTHVHRICNRLGWVSKPRTKQKTSTPEETRQALQLWLPKEEWVPINPLLCK; translated from the exons atgaaaaataaaataaaatatggtttTTTCTTCCCTCCTTTTCAAAAACCCAAAATGTCCCTTGTTCTCCTCAGAAGTCACTTTGGCACCCTTCCGCTTTCTACAGGTTTTGGGCGAACCAGATCATTCAGCAGCATGTCCAATCCCAAAACAAGATCATCTTTCAAACTCCTCCAGTCCCAATGCGAAACCCCCGCTTCAGAGCCAAACCCAG GCTCTGAATCTTCCAATGGCGGTTCGGTATCAGAACTTCGTGTTTTTGTGAGGAagaagagagggagaaagaTTATAGAGACTCAAGAAACGAAGTATGAAGCAGAACCTCTTGACCAAAAA CAACGTGGCCCACCTGAAATCGAAGAATTTGGGTACAAACAAGTGAATGGATCTTTTCAGTCAAGCAACGCCTCCTTTGCCAATG TCCCTACAGGTGAACCACCTCCAAATTGGGAAAAAGTCCTTGAAGGAATTCGCAAAATGAGGTCTGCTGAGGATGCACCAGTGGACACAATGGGATGTGAGAAAGCTGGCAATTCTCTTCCTCCTAAG GAAAGAAGATTTGCTGTCTTAGTATCTTCGCTCCTGTCAAGTCAAACCAAGGATAACGTTACTCATG GAGCAATCCAGCGTCTTCTTCAAAATGATCTGCTTGCTGCCGATACCATTGACAAAGCTGATGAAGCAACTATCAAAGGCTTGATTTACCCT GTTGGATTTTATACAAGAAAAGCTGCTAACATGAAGAAAATTGCAAAAATTTGTCTCGTGAAGTATGATGGAGACATACCTAGCTCATTGGAGGAACTGCTCCTACTTCCGGGGATAGGCCCTAAGATGGCTCATTTG GTTATGAATGTAGGGTGGAATAATGTTCAAGGGATATGTGTTGATACTCATGTGCACCGAATTTGTAATCGGCTTGGATGGGTATCAAAGCCCCGCACAAAACAG AAAACTTCAACACCTGAGGAAACAAGACAGGCATTGCAACTGTGGCTTCCAAAGGAAGAATGGGTTCCGATAAATCCTCTTTTG TGTAAGTGA